Proteins from one Coleofasciculus sp. FACHB-1120 genomic window:
- a CDS encoding choice-of-anchor tandem repeat NxxGxxAF-containing protein has translation MKFHFSIPTALMGLCLSFLAAGEAQSASFTFTKIADTSDRFSSFLSSPALNNAGTAAFLAGLNTGGIGIFTGNGSTITTIANTNNFFSSFRTPLSINDGGTVAFSAVLAAEVATGIFTGNGTTTPTPVALAFPQSGSNDVESPWIDDDVIVAKDYFSDFYSPSINNAGVVAFIETLYRGQGIVTSQGKVIDTTFYGSVNSPIINDKGTVAYRVQSGGPSTQIITSNGTTTTLVASIGNNYPEDSAFGSPALNNVGTVAFYAPPAIDISNDWYTPPVPFVGGKNEALFASNSITTTLIADTSGSFNGFLGVPSINDVGTIAFFTKLDAGGTGIFTGADPLKDKVITTGNTLFGSTVESLGFSREGLNNAGQVAFFARLADGTSGIFRADPGVSSEPPKDVPEPASGLGLLALGALGAGSMMQRKQKQQIND, from the coding sequence GTGAAATTCCACTTCAGCATTCCCACCGCATTGATGGGCTTGTGCCTCAGCTTCTTGGCAGCAGGAGAAGCACAATCTGCCAGCTTCACCTTTACGAAAATTGCAGATACAAGCGATCGCTTCAGTTCCTTTCTGTCATCTCCCGCCTTAAATAATGCTGGAACCGCTGCATTTTTGGCTGGACTAAATACAGGAGGCATAGGTATTTTCACGGGTAATGGCTCTACAATTACCACGATTGCCAACACCAATAATTTTTTTAGTAGCTTTCGTACTCCTCTCTCCATTAATGATGGAGGAACCGTCGCCTTCAGCGCTGTCCTAGCTGCGGAGGTAGCCACAGGTATTTTCACGGGAAACGGAACAACAACGCCCACTCCTGTCGCCCTTGCTTTCCCGCAATCCGGCTCGAATGATGTTGAGTCACCCTGGATTGATGATGACGTTATTGTAGCGAAGGACTACTTTAGTGATTTTTATTCGCCCTCGATTAATAATGCAGGAGTTGTAGCTTTTATAGAGACACTCTACCGGGGACAGGGTATTGTCACCAGCCAGGGAAAAGTTATCGATACTACCTTTTATGGCAGCGTCAATTCTCCAATTATCAATGATAAAGGAACTGTAGCCTATAGAGTTCAAAGCGGGGGTCCTAGCACGCAAATTATCACGAGCAACGGCACCACAACGACCCTTGTTGCCAGCATTGGAAATAATTATCCTGAGGATTCTGCCTTTGGTTCCCCTGCCCTCAATAATGTAGGAACTGTTGCCTTTTATGCTCCTCCGGCTATTGATATAAGCAATGATTGGTATACTCCGCCAGTGCCATTTGTAGGAGGAAAAAATGAAGCTCTGTTCGCTAGCAACAGCATAACAACGACCTTAATTGCAGACACGAGCGGCTCCTTTAACGGCTTTCTTGGCGTTCCCTCAATTAATGATGTGGGAACCATTGCCTTTTTTACTAAACTGGATGCAGGAGGGACAGGGATCTTCACTGGAGCCGATCCGCTAAAAGATAAGGTAATTACTACTGGTAATACTCTATTTGGTTCCACAGTGGAAAGCCTTGGTTTTTCCAGAGAGGGATTAAATAATGCCGGTCAGGTAGCGTTTTTTGCCAGACTTGCGGATGGTACCAGTGGCATTTTCCGCGCCGATCCCGGAGTGTCTAGCGAACCTCCAAAGGATGTTCCCGAACCCGCTTCCGGCTTGGGTTTACTTGCATTGGGTGCTTTGGGTGCTGGTTCAATGATGCAGCGTAAACAGAAACAGCAGATCAACGACTAA
- a CDS encoding PEP-CTERM sorting domain-containing protein: MAPRSIQAATLTTLTFNELPTQPVDDLSFKGVTFDFKVDGIDSTAATYNVVRTLDLSEIAGRPPGTILYNLDLSPPVLATNAPGILTLDFTMPTAELMFDVASLVNFQFQPMPTFTIELFNEALSSISIQQVLLDEDIIDVFPSPVREAVVGKTFAYNGTSVKRAVIDFSNTGSVGFDNLTYQAATQTASVPEPGSGLGLLALGALGATSRLKRKQKK; the protein is encoded by the coding sequence ATGGCACCTAGAAGCATACAAGCTGCCACATTGACCACATTGACTTTTAATGAACTACCCACTCAACCAGTAGATGATTTAAGTTTTAAGGGAGTCACCTTTGATTTCAAAGTAGATGGAATAGACTCAACTGCTGCCACCTACAATGTTGTAAGAACTTTGGATCTATCAGAAATAGCAGGTCGCCCACCAGGAACTATACTCTATAACTTAGATTTATCACCCCCCGTTTTAGCAACCAATGCCCCTGGTATCCTTACACTTGACTTCACCATGCCGACGGCAGAACTCATGTTCGACGTGGCAAGTTTAGTGAATTTTCAATTTCAGCCTATGCCTACATTTACTATTGAACTCTTTAATGAGGCGTTAAGTTCTATTAGCATCCAGCAAGTGCTTCTGGATGAAGACATAATCGACGTGTTTCCCTCTCCGGTAAGAGAGGCTGTTGTGGGTAAAACTTTTGCATACAACGGAACTTCAGTAAAACGGGCAGTTATAGATTTCAGCAACACAGGTTCAGTTGGATTTGACAACTTGACTTATCAAGCTGCTACTCAAACCGCTTCGGTTCCCGAACCCGGTTCTGGATTGGGTTTACTGGCATTGGGTGCTTTGGGTGCAACTTCACGACTTAAGCGCAAACAGAAAAAGTAA
- a CDS encoding ATP-dependent helicase, whose translation MVPDLAQVSLAAVREQAMQRLRNGLRAGQQSMADWRGGPLAVSAVPGAGKSTGMAVAAALAIARYQLHTRRYLVVVTFTRSAAANIKAKIRQCLREDLRLPQTGFVVHTLHGLALNIATRHPELSGLNLETVTLVSPNQSHRLIRDCVERWISHNPQRYSTLLEGLQFDGEETERLRRQAVLRTEVLPSLANTVIHEAKSSGLLPENLWELARQTPDDYGILSVAAGLYEQYQALLRSRDLIDYDEMILGALRVLQNESARQLWQNQVFAVFEDEAQDSSPLQSRLLEILAAPPASNSPALNLVRVGDPNQAINSTFTPADPIYFRRFCEACEAQERLATMDRAGRSSQTIVDAANFVLEWVNHTYGGKPDRRGTSPLTASKSSQNPTELPFRPQTIHPVDSGDPQSDANPEPTGRGLEIYTPRDIYHTVQLIGERTIELFEKNPKGRAAVLVRENRQARFVAERLSYLQAQHKIQVYDVSQSDRHSNVPTEILALLQFLDRPHSPDYIKAALEVLVQRQLIPTQDLNALATFPEQFLYPGPLDPPQTPPVHQAARYCRSLLRARLELPHYQLPTFLALTLKYDPSELATADKLAERIAQQTYGNSSMSSTLEVLSEIVNSERFEPVETEDTDARYVRAGQLTIITMHKAKGLDWDYVFMPFLHEDSIPGSPWVPTAAQFLGDFTLAEVARAQIRASLHGQYPLPPAPAAWEQAGQLKNAEEFRLLYVAMTRAKRLLWMAAAQKGPFRWNTFNWNNQDNLQEKKPCPVIPALKSRFPKSVVALSRMPS comes from the coding sequence ATGGTGCCGGATTTGGCTCAGGTGTCGCTAGCAGCAGTGCGCGAACAGGCAATGCAGCGACTCCGCAATGGGTTGCGAGCGGGGCAGCAAAGCATGGCTGACTGGCGAGGTGGCCCTTTGGCGGTGTCTGCCGTACCCGGTGCGGGTAAATCGACCGGGATGGCAGTGGCGGCGGCTTTAGCGATCGCTCGTTACCAATTGCATACTCGACGCTATTTAGTCGTTGTCACCTTTACTCGCTCGGCTGCGGCAAATATTAAAGCCAAGATTCGGCAGTGCCTGCGGGAGGATTTGCGACTACCGCAAACTGGCTTTGTTGTCCATACGTTACACGGTTTGGCACTGAATATTGCTACCCGCCATCCAGAGCTATCGGGTTTGAATTTGGAAACGGTAACTTTGGTTTCTCCGAACCAAAGTCACCGCTTAATTCGGGACTGCGTAGAGCGATGGATTTCTCACAATCCTCAGCGCTACTCCACGCTGCTGGAGGGATTGCAATTTGATGGGGAAGAAACCGAGCGGTTGCGCCGTCAGGCAGTCTTACGTACCGAAGTGTTGCCCAGTCTTGCTAACACAGTCATTCACGAAGCAAAAAGCTCTGGATTGTTGCCGGAGAATTTGTGGGAACTAGCAAGACAGACGCCGGATGATTATGGAATTTTGAGTGTAGCTGCTGGGTTGTACGAGCAATATCAAGCTTTATTGCGATCGCGCGACTTGATCGACTACGACGAAATGATTCTCGGTGCCCTGCGGGTGCTGCAAAACGAAAGCGCCCGCCAACTTTGGCAAAATCAAGTCTTTGCCGTCTTTGAAGATGAAGCCCAAGACTCTAGCCCCCTCCAAAGCCGACTTTTAGAAATTCTCGCCGCTCCACCCGCCAGCAATTCCCCAGCCCTCAACTTGGTGCGCGTGGGAGACCCCAACCAGGCGATTAACTCCACTTTCACCCCTGCCGATCCGATTTACTTCCGTCGCTTCTGCGAAGCCTGCGAAGCCCAGGAACGGTTGGCAACGATGGATCGCGCGGGTCGAAGTAGTCAAACCATTGTTGATGCCGCGAACTTCGTCCTGGAGTGGGTGAATCACACCTATGGAGGCAAACCCGACCGTAGGGGCACAAGTCCGCTTACCGCGTCAAAATCCTCCCAAAACCCAACTGAACTTCCCTTTCGTCCCCAAACGATTCATCCCGTTGACTCAGGAGATCCCCAATCTGACGCCAACCCCGAACCAACGGGTCGAGGATTGGAAATCTATACCCCCCGCGACATTTACCATACCGTCCAGCTGATCGGAGAACGGACGATCGAATTATTTGAGAAAAATCCCAAAGGTCGGGCGGCGGTTTTGGTGCGGGAAAATCGGCAAGCCCGATTTGTGGCTGAAAGGCTGAGTTATCTGCAAGCTCAGCACAAAATTCAGGTGTACGATGTTTCCCAGAGCGATCGCCACTCTAACGTCCCCACCGAAATCCTCGCCCTCTTACAATTTCTCGATCGTCCCCACTCCCCCGACTACATAAAAGCCGCACTAGAGGTACTCGTACAGCGTCAGCTGATTCCCACCCAAGACCTCAACGCCCTCGCCACTTTTCCAGAGCAATTTCTCTATCCCGGGCCGCTCGATCCTCCCCAAACGCCGCCCGTGCATCAGGCGGCGCGGTACTGTCGCAGTTTGCTTCGCGCCCGCTTGGAACTGCCCCACTACCAATTGCCGACCTTTCTCGCTCTCACCTTAAAATACGACCCGTCCGAACTCGCCACAGCGGATAAATTAGCCGAACGTATCGCCCAACAAACCTACGGCAACAGTTCTATGAGTTCCACTCTGGAAGTCTTAAGCGAAATTGTGAATTCCGAGCGCTTTGAACCCGTAGAAACTGAGGACACAGACGCCCGCTATGTCCGCGCCGGTCAACTCACCATCATCACCATGCACAAAGCCAAGGGACTGGACTGGGATTATGTCTTTATGCCGTTTTTGCACGAAGATAGCATTCCCGGCAGTCCTTGGGTGCCCACTGCTGCCCAATTTCTGGGCGATTTTACCCTAGCAGAGGTCGCTAGGGCACAGATTCGCGCCAGTCTTCACGGTCAATATCCCTTACCCCCAGCACCCGCAGCCTGGGAACAAGCGGGACAACTCAAAAATGCAGAGGAATTCCGCCTCCTCTACGTGGCGATGACACGGGCGAAGCGCCTACTCTGGATGGCAGCTGCTCAAAAGGGACCTTTTCGCTGGAATACCTTCAACTGGAATAATCAAGACAATTTACAGGAGAAAAAACCGTGTCCGGTGATACCCGCGTTGAAGAGTCGCTTTCCTAAATCGGTGGTTGCTTTGTCTAGGATGCCGAGTTAG
- a CDS encoding glycosyltransferase family 39 protein — protein sequence MNRLKFFLHYLALAGVIVLGAALRFWHLDLKPLWLDEVITGLFSLGRTYNDVPLDIVFPLSTLKQIFTLKPDVSCAEIAHTLATQSTHPPLFFCLMHGWLKLLSHEYGHGATVPLLLSTDLRSLPAIFGVGAIAAIYWLGRIAFFPAVGLMTAAIMAVSPFGVYLSQEARHYTLPVLLITLALVGFIQIQQDLEKNRQTGWRVWLGWGVVNSIAFYVHYFFVLAFVAQLVTLLTIFYWRRRSLKIHTWVGLSLTILGIVLSFLPWLPVLLGHSGRSETSWLPSPHNVAPLYQTLVGWLLMAIALPVESQPLWIAIPSGLLMLLFGCWLGWQIYNFFKGKTQLTASGGRTQVNPSRFKPLSYSAIFTLGSFTLCVLLQFLAIVYLLDKDITIAPRYHFVYYPALCALLGAMLTIGNAAKELPTENAQENFDGNARTQHKRQDRYLLLSPQSSVVLLVSLLSSVFVVSNLAFLKPFNPLQVSHHMNLEPTVPLMVVVGYHDSQDVALGLSFALAVEKIRAPRIGDFEPEDEKAYFAFLNAKPTYDALWQNLSAIQTPLESPLNLWVVAPGLKRVDYPQSLALAEPTSCTIDSTQHYRIGVPYQLYRCR from the coding sequence ATGAATCGCCTAAAGTTCTTTCTACATTATTTAGCGCTAGCTGGGGTAATTGTCTTGGGCGCTGCTTTGCGGTTTTGGCATCTTGACCTGAAACCGCTGTGGCTAGATGAGGTGATTACAGGGTTATTTAGTTTGGGACGGACTTACAATGATGTCCCGCTCGACATAGTTTTTCCCCTATCAACCTTAAAGCAAATTTTTACCCTGAAGCCAGACGTTAGCTGTGCTGAAATTGCTCATACACTTGCAACTCAGTCTACCCATCCTCCCCTATTTTTTTGTCTGATGCACGGCTGGCTAAAATTACTCAGCCATGAGTACGGACACGGCGCTACCGTCCCCCTACTTCTCAGCACGGACTTGCGATCGCTCCCTGCAATTTTCGGAGTCGGCGCGATCGCGGCAATTTACTGGCTGGGTCGCATCGCCTTCTTCCCCGCTGTCGGTTTGATGACCGCCGCAATCATGGCGGTTTCCCCTTTTGGCGTCTACCTCTCCCAAGAAGCACGGCACTACACCCTCCCGGTGCTGTTGATTACCTTGGCACTGGTAGGATTCATTCAAATTCAGCAAGACCTGGAAAAAAATCGGCAGACGGGATGGCGCGTTTGGCTTGGCTGGGGAGTTGTCAACAGTATTGCCTTCTACGTCCACTACTTTTTTGTCTTGGCTTTCGTGGCGCAGCTGGTGACGCTCCTGACGATATTTTACTGGCGGCGGCGATCGCTCAAAATTCACACCTGGGTTGGGCTGAGTCTGACAATTTTGGGGATTGTACTCAGCTTTCTGCCTTGGTTGCCGGTACTACTGGGACATTCTGGACGTTCCGAAACCAGTTGGCTTCCGTCTCCTCATAATGTTGCTCCTTTATACCAAACTTTGGTCGGTTGGCTGCTGATGGCGATCGCCCTACCCGTAGAAAGTCAGCCTTTATGGATTGCGATTCCATCGGGGCTGTTGATGCTTCTGTTTGGCTGTTGGCTGGGATGGCAAATTTATAATTTTTTCAAGGGAAAGACGCAATTAACCGCCTCTGGAGGACGCACGCAGGTAAATCCAAGTCGTTTTAAGCCCCTCTCCTACTCAGCAATTTTCACCTTGGGTAGTTTCACCCTTTGCGTGCTGCTGCAATTCTTAGCCATTGTCTACCTGCTAGACAAAGACATCACCATTGCCCCCCGCTATCACTTTGTCTATTACCCAGCTTTGTGCGCCCTTTTGGGAGCTATGCTGACAATTGGGAATGCGGCAAAAGAATTGCCGACTGAAAATGCCCAAGAAAATTTTGATGGAAATGCACGAACTCAGCACAAAAGGCAAGATCGATACTTACTCCTGAGTCCTCAGTCCTCAGTTGTACTGCTAGTTTCCCTTCTCAGCAGTGTCTTTGTTGTTTCTAACCTGGCATTCTTAAAGCCCTTTAACCCCTTGCAAGTCTCCCACCACATGAACTTAGAACCCACCGTTCCCCTCATGGTTGTGGTGGGATACCACGATTCCCAGGATGTCGCTTTGGGATTAAGCTTTGCCCTGGCAGTCGAAAAAATTCGGGCACCCCGCATCGGTGATTTTGAGCCGGAGGACGAGAAAGCCTACTTTGCTTTCTTAAACGCGAAACCTACTTATGATGCCCTTTGGCAAAATCTCTCGGCTATCCAAACTCCATTGGAATCGCCGCTGAACTTGTGGGTGGTTGCCCCTGGACTCAAGCGGGTCGATTATCCCCAGTCTTTGGCACTTGCCGAGCCAACGAGTTGTACGATTGACTCTACTCAGCACTACCGAATCGGGGTTCCTTATCAGCTATATCGGTGTCGTTAG
- a CDS encoding RuBisCO accumulation factor 1: MTDTPSSDTPDRSLQPESENVNAEDLLLLLRRKEGTWVDWGHSCAKLQKAGYSTQAIFEATGFEPVHQNQVIVGSQVYTSLVNGGAVEEVRSHYSRTGSDILYELRILTEPERVAAADFIRARNLDSDVAREVAKDVKELSRMRTLPQGFTDHPGDAVAYQYWRRAKQLSNLQERSRFLARGLMFAHSQTARNQIEQLLTEGVAGAAPRRAPSLPLYRLDEDEQLPRTIPVAGALPLTPADLQLVPPVEQIEPFRLVQTSWSGSWVSLPGWQVVLNAQDPVVILCNSSQLPSQHTNKPEGILVLIDRSRQEWNDSSYFIVDQSGELQLHWFPDAPTVPILGQILLVLRPKKIVDEDMTKDLWQIEE, translated from the coding sequence ATGACTGATACACCTTCCTCAGACACTCCCGATCGTAGCCTTCAACCAGAATCAGAGAACGTGAATGCCGAAGATTTGCTGTTGTTGCTCCGACGTAAAGAAGGAACCTGGGTTGACTGGGGACACTCCTGTGCCAAATTGCAAAAAGCTGGTTACAGTACCCAAGCGATTTTTGAGGCAACCGGCTTTGAGCCGGTGCATCAGAATCAAGTAATTGTAGGCTCACAGGTTTATACGTCGTTGGTGAATGGTGGGGCGGTAGAAGAAGTGCGATCGCACTATTCTCGCACTGGCAGTGATATTTTATACGAGTTGCGGATTCTCACTGAGCCAGAACGGGTCGCAGCGGCAGACTTTATCCGAGCCAGAAACCTCGACTCCGATGTTGCCCGTGAAGTCGCCAAAGACGTGAAAGAATTGTCCCGGATGCGGACTCTGCCACAGGGATTTACCGACCATCCTGGAGACGCGGTTGCTTATCAGTATTGGAGACGGGCAAAACAATTAAGTAATTTGCAAGAGCGATCGCGTTTTCTTGCACGCGGCTTAATGTTTGCTCACAGCCAAACTGCTCGAAATCAAATCGAACAGCTGCTAACTGAAGGAGTCGCTGGTGCTGCCCCTCGTCGCGCCCCCTCTTTGCCCCTGTACCGACTGGACGAGGACGAACAACTCCCTCGGACGATACCCGTCGCCGGTGCCTTGCCTTTGACACCCGCAGACTTACAATTGGTTCCCCCAGTGGAACAAATTGAGCCGTTCCGCTTAGTGCAAACTTCTTGGAGTGGATCTTGGGTATCTCTACCCGGTTGGCAAGTCGTCTTGAACGCACAAGACCCGGTCGTCATTCTCTGCAACAGCAGCCAGTTGCCCAGCCAACATACCAACAAACCGGAAGGAATTCTAGTTCTCATCGATCGATCTCGACAAGAATGGAATGACAGCAGCTATTTTATCGTTGACCAGTCAGGAGAGCTGCAACTTCACTGGTTCCCCGATGCTCCTACTGTGCCCATCTTGGGACAAATCCTCCTGGTGTTGCGTCCGAAGAAAATTGTCGATGAAGACATGACTAAGGATTTATGGCAGATTGAGGAATAG
- a CDS encoding response regulator, which yields MDNAIPELDSISRQLMSLERPKKPKMLVVDDEPDNLDLLYRTFRRDFNVLRAESGIHALEVLATEGEVAVIISDQRMPEMKGTEFLSRTVPKFPDTVRIILTGFTDVEDLVEAINSGQVYKYITKPWDPNELKAVVQRAADTYELLKQRTEELYRAQAQTALLATIVQVAQESPNVEATLEPIASAFGRNFAADGCILQQVQGNQLVAAKGTYSAGGDTENWLEKDPLVQDAIASGKLQIWVNTPGNPPPESIEQYQASGLQAHLVIPIIYRGDVLALLSLQWKRPCKLREDELRLIHLSAQQVALVLTTTRTHQ from the coding sequence ATGGACAATGCTATTCCAGAGCTTGATAGTATCAGCCGTCAGTTAATGAGCCTAGAACGCCCCAAGAAGCCCAAAATGTTGGTGGTAGACGATGAGCCAGATAATTTAGACTTGCTCTACCGCACTTTTCGACGAGATTTCAATGTGCTGAGAGCCGAAAGCGGTATTCACGCCCTGGAAGTGCTGGCGACAGAAGGGGAAGTAGCCGTGATTATCTCCGATCAGCGGATGCCAGAAATGAAGGGAACGGAATTTTTGAGCAGAACCGTGCCCAAGTTCCCGGATACGGTACGAATTATCCTCACGGGTTTTACCGATGTGGAAGATTTGGTAGAAGCGATTAATTCTGGACAAGTCTACAAGTACATCACCAAGCCTTGGGACCCCAACGAATTGAAGGCGGTAGTCCAGCGGGCAGCAGATACCTATGAATTGCTGAAGCAACGCACGGAGGAACTGTATCGCGCTCAAGCACAAACGGCACTGCTGGCAACGATTGTGCAAGTGGCTCAGGAGTCTCCCAATGTGGAAGCAACCCTAGAACCCATTGCCAGTGCCTTTGGCAGGAATTTCGCAGCAGATGGCTGTATTTTACAGCAGGTACAAGGCAATCAGCTGGTAGCGGCAAAAGGAACTTATAGTGCCGGAGGCGACACGGAAAACTGGCTGGAAAAAGACCCTCTGGTACAGGATGCGATCGCATCCGGGAAACTTCAGATTTGGGTGAATACTCCGGGAAATCCCCCTCCAGAGAGTATCGAACAATACCAAGCTTCCGGTCTTCAGGCGCATCTGGTAATCCCCATCATCTACCGAGGCGACGTGCTAGCGTTGCTATCACTCCAGTGGAAACGACCCTGCAAACTGCGCGAAGATGAGTTGAGACTTATTCACCTATCTGCCCAGCAGGTTGCTCTGGTTCTGACCACAACCCGCACTCATCAGTAA
- the ubiE gene encoding bifunctional demethylmenaquinone methyltransferase/2-methoxy-6-polyprenyl-1,4-benzoquinol methylase UbiE, translating into MTSEHIQAIFDRIAPVYDQLNDRLSLGQHRVWKLMTVKWSHASQGDICLDVCCGSGDIAQLLARQVGEKGQVFGVDFSPAQLAIARERCENRDTQNKCPITWIEGDALNLPFPDNHFDCATMGYGLRNVTDIPRCLEELHRVLKPGAKAAILDFHRPSNPLMRSFQQWYLDTIVVPTAKQMGLTEEYAYISPSLDKFPTGSKQVDLAGKAGFTAATHYQIAGGVMGVLLVTKA; encoded by the coding sequence ATGACTTCTGAGCATATCCAAGCCATTTTTGACCGCATTGCACCCGTTTACGACCAGCTTAACGATCGCTTAAGTCTGGGACAGCACCGCGTATGGAAGCTGATGACGGTGAAGTGGAGTCATGCCAGTCAGGGAGATATTTGCTTAGATGTCTGCTGTGGGAGTGGTGACATTGCCCAGCTACTGGCGCGACAGGTGGGAGAAAAAGGTCAGGTCTTTGGGGTGGATTTTTCACCGGCGCAATTAGCGATCGCCAGAGAGCGGTGCGAAAATAGGGACACCCAAAACAAGTGCCCCATCACCTGGATAGAAGGAGATGCCCTGAATCTCCCCTTCCCCGACAACCATTTCGACTGCGCCACAATGGGTTACGGACTTCGCAACGTCACCGATATTCCCCGCTGTCTTGAGGAATTGCACCGCGTCCTCAAGCCGGGTGCCAAAGCCGCTATCCTAGACTTCCATCGTCCCAGCAACCCTTTAATGCGAAGCTTTCAGCAATGGTATCTCGATACCATCGTCGTCCCAACTGCCAAACAAATGGGATTGACTGAAGAATATGCCTACATTAGCCCTAGCTTAGATAAATTTCCCACGGGCAGCAAACAAGTAGATTTAGCCGGAAAAGCGGGATTTACCGCCGCTACCCACTATCAAATTGCGGGTGGGGTGATGGGCGTATTGTTAGTAACCAAAGCCTAA
- a CDS encoding DUF445 family protein, which produces MNWSNLWLYVSPPIVGAIIGYFTNDIAIKMLFRPYRTLYIGGRRVPFTPGLIPRNQERLANRVSDTIMGSLLTPEELQKLARRLLHTERVQGAILWLLRLALEQVKPDAEQKTAKIMAGILRDLLGESFPRLLKVLARREDFLEVQLNQIFDKVLLEFQLNDDQAKKLSDWILQVVLPPDIVRQALIDFLTDRNIQVIDEGFRAKTSGTYWVVANLFGLRNTLTRLRTFCLDEKEETNQRITELILSLGIRERLQEWLQNLSLQNLPVSTVRQLRKTMRDSVRSYIQERGADLLQGLSDSVDWENIAKLILGRLRTSPAVNASLEVVSKELALILERYLERDLEKIVAQVIPILSIDQVIIDRVKGTSAAELEMAIQGIVKSELQAIVNLGGILGFVVGLLQGVLLLLR; this is translated from the coding sequence TTGAATTGGTCTAACCTCTGGCTTTACGTCAGCCCCCCGATTGTTGGTGCAATTATTGGCTATTTCACCAACGATATCGCCATTAAAATGTTATTCCGCCCCTATCGGACTCTTTACATCGGTGGGCGGCGCGTCCCTTTCACGCCTGGATTGATTCCCCGAAATCAGGAACGCCTAGCCAACCGGGTTTCTGACACCATCATGGGTTCTCTGCTGACGCCAGAAGAATTGCAAAAGCTGGCACGACGGCTACTGCATACCGAACGGGTGCAAGGAGCGATTCTTTGGTTACTCCGACTGGCGCTAGAGCAGGTGAAACCCGATGCCGAGCAGAAAACCGCTAAAATCATGGCGGGAATTCTGCGGGATTTGCTGGGGGAATCGTTTCCTCGCCTGCTGAAAGTTTTAGCCCGCCGCGAGGATTTTCTGGAAGTCCAACTCAACCAAATTTTTGATAAGGTTTTGCTGGAATTTCAGCTGAATGACGATCAGGCAAAGAAGCTTTCTGACTGGATATTGCAAGTGGTGCTACCACCAGATATTGTGCGGCAAGCTTTGATAGATTTTTTGACTGACCGCAATATTCAGGTGATTGATGAAGGCTTTCGGGCAAAGACGAGTGGCACTTACTGGGTGGTGGCGAATTTATTTGGTCTTCGCAACACGCTGACGCGCCTGCGGACGTTTTGCCTGGATGAAAAAGAGGAAACAAATCAGCGGATAACAGAGTTGATTCTCTCGTTGGGAATTCGAGAACGTTTGCAGGAATGGCTGCAAAATCTCTCTTTACAAAACTTGCCCGTTTCGACAGTGCGCCAGTTGCGGAAAACGATGCGCGACAGCGTCCGCAGTTATATTCAAGAGCGGGGCGCTGACTTGTTGCAGGGATTGAGTGACTCTGTGGACTGGGAAAATATTGCTAAGTTAATTCTGGGTCGGCTGCGAACATCGCCTGCTGTGAACGCTTCCTTAGAAGTGGTTAGCAAAGAATTGGCTTTAATTTTAGAGCGTTATTTGGAGCGGGATCTCGAAAAAATTGTCGCTCAAGTAATTCCGATTTTGTCGATCGATCAGGTAATTATTGACCGAGTGAAGGGAACATCGGCGGCGGAATTGGAAATGGCAATTCAAGGCATCGTCAAAAGTGAACTGCAAGCAATTGTTAATTTAGGAGGCATTTTAGGGTTTGTCGTGGGTTTGTTGCAGGGGGTTTTGCTGTTGCTGCGTTAA